The stretch of DNA GCTCCATGTTGCAACAGAAATCTCTGAAGAATCGGGTTGGGGGGAACTGATTTTGTCTTGCGCAAGATTATGAGGTTAAGGGGGTTGGGAATGCGTACGCGGAATCGATGGCGGCATCGACGGTAACCCGGCGCCCGAGCCGGCCGGCGATCGCGAGCGAGGAGGCGTGAGCGCCTAGGAGCACGACGCTAACATTCCCCGGGAGCGCCAGCCAAGAGCGCACCGCCAGCTCCTGCCGCGCCGGCGAGCCCTccggcgccgggcgcggcgCTGAGAAGATCGTGACCCTCGGCGTCGCTCCGCTGCCGCTGGGCAGGGTCTCGCGGCTGCCGCCGTCCTCGTGCTGGAGAcgggagcgcgcgcgggaggacgaggaggacaGGCAGAACACGGCCGCGGCCGCTacgagggcgaggaggagaaggcaCCCAGCGAGGTCCGCGACGCCGCTGCGGGGCCGGCGCCCTCCGCGGCGCGGGGGAGCGCAGCGGTGGTGCGAAGTGAGCAGCATCTGGGTGCGCGCCGCGGCGCGCCGGCGGAGGAAGCGTAGGAGTAGTATAGTTTGTTTGGCTGGTTGGTGGGGCCGACCTGTCATTGAGTCGAGGTCAAAGGACTAAGACACAAACGTTATCCGAAAGCAAAGCGCTGTACAGAAAACACAGTAGAACCAGGAAGCGCGCGTCGCGTCGGGGTGCGTACCCACATTGTCACTTGCATATGGGGCTCATGTGTATATGGGACCACATGTCAGTGGGCTGTAGTCGTCTCGTCTTTGTCGAGTTCTGAGCAGCTGCAGAGACTCGGGGAGCTAACTAACGTGACGCTGCAGAAAAGATGATCGTTCACATGCGGGAAAGAATGGGCTGAATTCATGCTGCCAGACCTTCCGACCGGGTGGGCACGGCCCAATGCAAGACGGGCTCGTCCCAGTTGGGCCCAATGCACAGCGGAGCCGCCATCCCATAATACCGATCAGGACTCGGGAATTTTGAATCGCCAGTTTGGACTCGTCCAACGGCCGCATCCTCCCACCAATAAACCACCCAGGCCGTTACGCTACGCATTCAATCCCCGATCCCCCCGGGAACCCGCGCTGCTTCGTCACGCACCCCACCAGCTGCCTGTGGGTCCCGGCGCCCCGCGTCCCCTCCTGTCAGTGAGCGGTGGGACGCCAACTTCCAGTAGATCGGTCGGATTCCCCCGCATTTAATTCCCACCCGTAGCAGGGCATAGAGCAGGTGGAGGGGGAGTCCGCGGAGGATCGGGCGTACGAGAGGACAGCGCGGCCGACCCCCGCGCGCCTCGGAAACCGTTGTCAAACGGCGTGGCTGGCTCGCTCGCTGCCGCTGGCTTCAAAAGGTCGCTGAAAAGAAAAGGACTCGAGTTTTTTTcatcagaaaagaaaaggactcGAGGAGGCCTGGATAGAGAGAACTAGTGAAGAGGAGCGTAACAGGCACGTGGCCCCTGCAGCGAATCGGCCCCACGGGTCAGCCAGCAGCGCGGGTGCTGTTACCGGTCGCTTAAACCCTGCTTCGGTTAGCGAAATCTCCTTGCTTTGAGGCGAGCGACCGAGGAGACAGGATCCCCGACCCGCTCCGCGTGCCGGGGTAGGCTCCTCGTGGGCCGGGCCGCTGCGGGGCCCACCGCCCCGCTCCAGTCTTCTCCccgctcccctcccctcccgctGGTGATCGGTTTGAATATGCAACAGGGCAAGGAAAAGCAGCTTCCGACTCCTTTTGACTCTTTTCGCTTTCTTTCGGGGAGGAATAAAAACGCTCCCCCAGATTTGAACGTTGAAACTTGAGCTCGAACTTAACAAATTCGAACGCTTTCCGTGCACACGAGTCCTACCCTTTTCACATGTACTACTAGCGCAAGAAATTTGAATATTTTGCCCCTTTTCGCTTAGTAATGAGACCcagattttttttagaaaaaaaaaactaggcTCAAAGGTCGCACGTTGTGGGCGTAGTACAGCGTACCGTGCCCTCCCGATCCGTGATCACGCTACCGCAGCACGGAACAGGACGCGTGCGGTTAAGATTCCGTAACACGAGCAGGAGGGCAATCTTTGTGAGGAATAGTAGCAGCGGCAGGCCGTCAGAGGCTCAGAGCGAGAGCTGTCAGCGTAGCTGGCCTCAGGAGAAGGGCACTTGCGGCAAGGCGAGCAACCTTCTTCTTGAATCTTGACCGGCCGGCCCCGGCCCTGCCCGGCCCCTGCGCGTCGCATTTACACCGCGCCTCCCGAGGCCAGCGGTAGCAGGGCGCACCACAGACAGCTGCGAGCGGCGAGTTCTTTAAGGAAGCGGCAGGCCGGTGCCTTTGCCCGGCTTGGCTTGGAGTGGGAGTGGCTTGCCTTCTCGGAGAAGACAAGCGAGCATTCTTGTCTCTGTCCCTCCTCGCTCCCTCCTGCTTTCCTTCTTGTCCTGTTTCTactagtagcagcagcagccagccgccgcctctgcctgtGGCGCTGTgcgtgaggaggaggaggagagagccagcaggggaagaagaggaggaagcGGCCGGGGTTGGGAGGGAGAGATGAGCGTGACCAAGTTCATCAAGTGCGTGACGGTGGGCGACGGCGCGGTGGGCAAGACCTGCATGCTCATCTGCTACACCAGCAACAAGTTCCCCACGGTATGCCTGATTCCCTCCTCCATTCGCGGCGCCCATCTCCTCCTCCGTGAGATTCATTCTGCTCGATTTGGCGCTCATCTTTTGGGCCGTTTCTTCTCACCTCCCCGTGCAGAACTGGCAGTTCAGTGGTAGGAGTGGTACATTTTTCAGTTTGTTTCTGAATCGTTTCATGTTTTCCGGAATTCGAAGTAGGCTCTTTAAACTCACTCATCGTAACCATGTGTGTTCTGCTCCATCTGCACCTGTTCGTTTCCTCTTTGAGAACGAGGGAATCATCAGTTTGCGATGCGCATTCAGTTCCCTGGTTGCTGAAACTGACGGCGCTCTGCTCGGCTGCTCGCGATTTCTGACAGGATTACATCCCCACGGTGTTCGACAACTTCAGCGCCAACGTCTCCGTGGATGGCAACATCGTCAACTTGGGCCTCTGGGATACTGCTGGTACTGCTTCCCATTTCACAGCTCAAACTTTTATACAGTCAGTGGCTCAATATCTGAAAATTGTTCTGTCTGTTATCTTCGTTCAGGGCAAGAGGACTACAGCAGACTGAGGCCACTGAGCTACAGGGGCGCAGACGTGTTCGTGCTGGCGTTCTCCCTGATCAGCAGGGCGAGCTATGAGAATGTTCTTAAGAAGGTATGCACATAAGATCGGCAAGTGCTTTGTTTGGTGGGGTTGTGTTTTAGGGAGACTGGGAGAGAACCCGAGAATTAGAAAGCCTGAAGCTTGGAGTTGTAGTGCAGATTAGATCGGCCATTGCCTGTGTAGGAGGGGATCCAGGAAAACCTGAAGTTCCAGTGTAGATTTCAGATATCTCAATCTCTGACACATGATAATGGTACTGAACAAAGTAGCTGCAGAAGAgcattgtttttttttcttgtgaCTGACCACCTTGGCCAGTATTCCTAGCAGTATATTTGCAGTTTCTGTCTTTTCAGATTATGTGGTTATTATTGCTGGAGCATCATGAACTGATCATTCTATTTCTGACCAAACAGTGGGTGCCAGAGCTGCGCAGATTTGCACCCAATGTTCCAGTTGTTCTTGTTGGGACCAAGTTAGGTGAGGAAACTCTGAATATGGCCTTGATTCAATGAAGTTTAATGCCACATATTCGTTGTCATGATTGTTCTTCCAAGTTCCAATAGCTAATCGAGGAATTGGGTTGGATTGTCCAGATCTCCGTGACCATAGAGCCTACCTTGCTGACCATCCCGGAGCTTCAACAATCACAACGGCACAGGTTAGCTCTTTCGTCATCTACTTTTAAGTGCTGAATGCTGTATCTTACCAGCAGCTAGTTATGCAAAGTAGCTTACAATTTCTGTTATGGTCTTATCCTTTTTCCTCTTGTATGCAGGGTGAAGAACTGAGGAAGCAGATTGGTGCTGCAGCTTACATCGAGTGCAGTTCCAAAACACAGCAGGTAGTCATGTCCTATTAAAAATACGGATTGTTGTTTGGTTATTTTGAGTTAGACATATATGGATAGTTGGTAATAGACCGATATACTAACTTTTGTAATGACGTTGGCCATACTAGAATGTCAAGGCTGTCTTTGATACCGCCATCAAAGTGGTCCTTCAGCCTCCTCGGAGAAGGGAGGCAATGCCTGCCAGGAGGAAAAGTAGGCGTGGCTCCGGATGCTCTATTATGTAAGCTTCATCTTTCTATCGTTTACTAGTTCATCATATGATGATATTAAACTGTTATAGTGATTTCAAACAAGTGAAATATTAAAATCTATGTTTGAAGACTTGAAATAAATTGAGAATGTACAGTCTGCTGGTCAGTTTATATCAGAAAAAACAGTCTATTACATCAAGAAGGCACCTGTCTGTACTACTGTTCTGACTTCAAAACAAAATTTTGGAGTGAATGATGACACTGATTTTCTTGTAATGACTCTCCTCCTTCAGGAACCTGATGTGTGGCAGCACGTGTGCTGCTTAGGAGGTCGAGGGAGGTGAAG from Panicum hallii strain FIL2 chromosome 3, PHallii_v3.1, whole genome shotgun sequence encodes:
- the LOC112884074 gene encoding rac-like GTP-binding protein 2, with product MSVTKFIKCVTVGDGAVGKTCMLICYTSNKFPTDYIPTVFDNFSANVSVDGNIVNLGLWDTAGQEDYSRLRPLSYRGADVFVLAFSLISRASYENVLKKWVPELRRFAPNVPVVLVGTKLDLRDHRAYLADHPGASTITTAQGEELRKQIGAAAYIECSSKTQQNVKAVFDTAIKVVLQPPRRREAMPARRKSRRGSGCSIMNLMCGSTCAA